The segment TCTGAAACAAGTAAATCCGCTGCGAGTAGAACACCCCGCAAGCAATCGCGCCGGGAACTTGTTGCTGCTGGTCAATGGCCAAAACCGGGTCGTTGCCGGCCAGGGCCGGGCTGTAATGATCGGGCTGGGCCAAGAAGCGTTGCTGTTCGGCGGGACCGCTGAACAAGTACGTGCGCCCCTGGTGAATCGCGCCCCAGCGCGCGTCTCCAGGAACCCAGTTCTTGCGCTCGACGAGCGCCACCGGACAGTTTCCTTCCAACCCCAGCGGCGGCACGCCCGGCGGCAAGCCGACCGGACCCAAGGGCGCGGCAGGTGAGGCCGCGGCAGATTGATTTGATGTCGCAGCGGTTGGCGTCGCGGCGCCGTAGCCGGTTTGCATTGCTGCCGTGGCATGGGGAGTTGCGGCAGACGCGCTCGGCTGAGCGGGCGCGGCGGGCTGAGTTGTCGGCGCCGGAGGTTGCAACGGGCCGGCTGGCGTACCAGCCAGCAGGCCGGCGAGCGGGCCTTTGCTCTTGGCCCGCAGCGCGCCCTCGTAGATCGACGCGACATACCTCTCGGCGTTCTGCGGGCTTTGCACGCGCTCAACATATTTGCCGTACGAGGTCAGGATGACGTCGGCTGGAATCGCCTTCACACCCCATTGCTGCGCCAGGTCGCGATGGGCGTCGAAATCGAGTTTCACGGCCACGAACGAGTTTTGCAGATCGCTGCCGAAGCCGGGCTTGTTGAAGACGTTTTGTTCAAGCTGCTTGCACGGCTTGCACCAGACAGCGCCGAAGTGAACGATGACCATCTTGTTGGACTGCACTGCTTTTTGCAGCGCGGTGTTCAGATCGGTTTCCCAGGTCAGGCCTTGGGCCCGGGCGGTGCCGGCGCAGGCGAGCGCGAGGATCAACGCGCTGCAGGTTTTCATGACCGATGACATGGCAGTCGGTTCCGGGCTGAAACGAACGCTCATCGCTCGACGCTGTTGCTCCTATATCGGTCGTAGGGGTGGTGACGGTTGCGTAAAATTTGCGGTTCCTGGCTGCTGGCATGGCGGCCCAAGTGTCCGAGGCGAGGTTGCCCCAAGAGCACGGCAGCGCGACCTAAGTCCTTAAATAGTTGGCTTGACAAGGGCTAATGGCCGGTTAAGATTGACCAGCGTTACACGAGTTAATGCCTGCAGAAGGCACTCTCGGCCCGTGGTGGCCCCGAATTGCGGCTGGAAAAGCCAGCAGCGGTGCCAAGCCCGCGGGCCACTGGTTCAGCAAGCGTTTGGCCCCCAAGCGTTTTAGCGTGGACTCCCGCAGGGTAGCGATCGGCGGATCAGGTTTGATTCGCACACGGTCAGTTGCGGACGATACAGCGAGTTTTTCGCCATCGTGAGCTTTCGCGTCCCTGTTGGATGGGCTGGCCCCACACGTATTTTGCCTTTGGCGTTTCGCTAGCGGTGGACCCAGGACGGGTCATCACGCTAGTGCCCCTCCACAAGGCCGGCCAAGGTCCACACGCTTACTCGCCAAATGGTGTGTTTGGCCACAGGTTTTTTGGGGCATTCCGAGCAATCGGAGATGCGTCCACGGCAAGTTCGCATGGCAGGTATTGCCTGAGCGTTTCCGCTCGTCACGGCGTCATGGTGTGCGCGGTGCGAGTTGGTTCGCGGTAGGTCTCGGGTGCGACGAATTGGCATC is part of the Planctomycetota bacterium genome and harbors:
- a CDS encoding thioredoxin family protein; the encoded protein is MSSVMKTCSALILALACAGTARAQGLTWETDLNTALQKAVQSNKMVIVHFGAVWCKPCKQLEQNVFNKPGFGSDLQNSFVAVKLDFDAHRDLAQQWGVKAIPADVILTSYGKYVERVQSPQNAERYVASIYEGALRAKSKGPLAGLLAGTPAGPLQPPAPTTQPAAPAQPSASAATPHATAAMQTGYGAATPTAATSNQSAAASPAAPLGPVGLPPGVPPLGLEGNCPVALVERKNWVPGDARWGAIHQGRTYLFSGPAEQQRFLAQPDHYSPALAGNDPVLAIDQQQQVPGAIACGVFYSQRIYLFQSPDTLAKFRANPDRYTSASGTIR